A single region of the Synechococcus sp. C9 genome encodes:
- a CDS encoding PIN domain-containing protein, whose translation MELLSYPMLSDEDINWLHRFIGLTKEVKELAIELRRSHKLRLPDAIVAASALLYDAVLLSNENRGS comes from the coding sequence ATGGAACTACTGTCTTATCCAATGTTGAGCGATGAGGATATAAACTGGCTACATAGGTTTATTGGTTTGACCAAGGAAGTAAAAGAATTAGCTATAGAGTTAAGGCGCAGTCATAAATTAAGACTTCCTGATGCGATCGTTGCGGCTTCAGCATTACTCTATGATGCGGTGTTACTGTCTAATGAAAATCGTGGTTCATAA
- a CDS encoding DUF2283 domain-containing protein, translating to MKIVVHKEDDALYIRLDDGEIVESEEVSEGIILDFNSDGKVIGIEILFLSQRSPDTLKKIMLEAV from the coding sequence ATGAAAATCGTGGTTCATAAGGAAGATGATGCTCTTTATATTCGTCTTGATGATGGCGAAATTGTCGAGTCTGAAGAGGTGAGTGAAGGTATCATCTTAGACTTTAACAGTGATGGGAAAGTTATTGGGATTGAAATACTTTTTTTGAGTCAGCGAAGCCCTGATACCTTGAAAAAAATCATGTTGGAGGCTGTTTAA